The genomic stretch GTATCAATGCCAGTGGCAATTGATAACCTTAGTCCTTTATCCAGAAATAGAAACTTAGCAATATCGACAATCTTCTCTTTCGGAATCGTAATATATAATCGTCGTTGGTTATGTTGAAATATATTTGCTTCAGGAAACTTCTGTTTAATTTCTTCTTGTAATTTTACAGATTCGTTATTCATAATTCTTGGAGATAAAATTCACTTAAGTCTGATTTTACTAACATATGCTTATCATAATTTCTGTAATGCTTTAACAACACCTAAGATAATTGCTTCTGGTTTAGGTGGACAGCCGGGAATATAGACATCAACTGGAATATGTCTATCATAAGGACCGACAACATTATAAGAATCTCTAAACATATGAATATCACACGCACAAGTGCCGACACCGATGACTAAACAGGGTTTAGGTGTTTGTTCATAGACTCTGATTATTCGGGGTAAAGTTTTTCGGTTGATAACGCCGGTTACTAATAACGCATCAGCATGGCGAGGAGAACCAACTAAAACAATGCCGAACCGCTCAACATCAAATCTGGGTGTGAGTGCGGCTAAAATTTCAATATCGCAATTATTGCACGACGCTGCCGCAACATGAAAAACCCACGGTGATTTTTTTAAGCCTAAAATTCTTAGATCTTTCATATTAATCTGTTTTTAGCATCAGTTAAAATTATTGCCGCAATTTTCTAAGCATTGCCTTTTGATGTTTAGTGTAACCTGAATTCATATCATAATCTTAAAAATGCTAAAATTATTGATATCATTGATAATGGTGTTAGTCCTAACCAAAAGAACTTTAGTGCCTGGTCAACACGTAGCCGCGGGTTAGTGTTTTTTATGAGAATTATCAACACTATCAATAATAAAAACTCTGGAATTGCTTGTAATCTGGCTAATCCACCCCAGAATAGGGTAATTTCCAGACAAGGTAATAAAAATAACATCATTGCTTTTGACAATTTAAATAATCCTAAGGCAAAGCCCGAGTATTCAGTATAAACTCCTGCCATTAGTTCTTGTTCGGCCTCAGCAATATCAAACGGCACATAACCTAATTTTGCTTGCACGCAGATAATCAATACGATAAATGCGATTATGCCTGACACCGAGTAAAGCAAGGGACCGTTTATTTGCTGATATATCACAATATCGCCAATTCTAATAAGACCACCGGTTTTGATGACGACAGTTAGTATTGCAATAAGAAATGGTAGTTCGTAGCCAAAATAGAGAGTCATTTCGCGTGAAGCACCAATGGCACTTAATGGATTTTTTGATGCCGAAGCACCAATAATAGTGGCTAAAGGTGGTATTGCTAATAAATAGATTAAGACAATTAGGTCACCAACAAAAGATTGGGTCGGGTTAAAGTTCATATAGAATAACATAACGGCAATTGCAGTTACAGCGCTCACGCTTAGAATTGGTGCCAAAAGAAATACGAATCGGGATGCGCCTTCAGGAATTAATGTTTCTTTAGAAAGCAGTTTCAGAAAATCGGCAAACGGCTGATACCAGGGTGGACCAACTCGCCATTGGATTCGAGCAGACACTTTGCGGTCAACCCAAGTTAATAAGAGACCAATTACAGCAGTAAAAAGAAACCCAGGAAAGATTAAAAACCAGAAAAGTATCTTCATCATACTGCTATTTACTATCAATCAATTTCATGACCTACGCCAAAACGGTGAACGCGAGATAAATCTTTGACCAATGATTACTTTTTTAATCTCATCTTCAGTTAAGAATTTTAAGGCACCCGAGGCACAACTGGCAACACAACGCGGTCCTTCAGCACGGTCAGCACATAAATTACATTTCTGCGAAACATGATTAAAGAGATTTTTGTCCAGAACACCAAAAGGACAGGCTAAGATGCAAGATTTACAGCCTACACAATGAAAACTCGCTTGCAAGACTAAACCTTGGTCAGTAACTTTTAAGACTTCAAATGGACAGGCAGAAGCGCATAGGGGTTCTTCACAATGCCGACAAGCCAGCGGTAAATTAACAGTTGCGGAAATATAACCGTAGCGAATCCGGGCTTCATTAAAAGCACTCCGACACGCTGATTCGCAAGAACGACACCCAATACAATAGTCTAAATCTAAAAATATTCGTCTGTGATTATTTGTCATTGATATTCAGTCTATCTTGGTTAATCTGTGATATCATTTACTTAGTCAATCTTCCTTTAGCCATAGGCATTATAATTTCTTTTGTAAAATTGTCAATCTTTAAGGGAAAGAGCATTCGGTTTTCTGGGGTGTTTGTCGATATTGAAACTGCATTTACCGGAACTGCATCAGTAATTTCTACAATGAATTCTTTGGTTTTGTTATCAACAGTTAGATTAACTTTATCTCCTGTTCTTATTTGTAACATCTGGGCTGAAACTGGATTTATGTTCATTTTATTATCATCCTCTAAGATTCCGCGATAACTAAATGCGGATTCTTCACCTAAAACGATAAATTCACCGTTAGTTAGTTTGGTTGCTACTAAATGACTTTCGGCAAAACTTATTGCTCGGTTAATAAGATTTTCAATATTAACCGTGGTCTTAAAAGTAAGTTTTGGATGGGAAAGAGAAAGATTAGGTTTTATTAGGTTAATAATATCTGTAATTGATTTACTGCCGCTAACCGGTGGTGCTAAAGGATTTAGTTGATTTTTTCCCCATAGTGAATTGAGCGTGCCTGATTTTTCTAAAAGTGAAGGCACAGGTAATGTATAGTTGGGAATGGAAAGACGACGGCGATAAGTCGCAGTGGTGATAAAGAGTTTAAGTTTATTCAAGGTATCTAAAATATTGGGATAATAGAATGGAAAAATCTCGCCAAAGTTTATTAGAACTTTAATCTGCTCTTGATTTATCTTATCAATGATTTCTCCAAAAGTCGTCTTGGTTAAAGGCAGAGAAGTTAAAGATAAAGCACAGAATTTTTTATCTGGTGCAATGATTGATAATAATTGAGGTAAGGTTGCATAAAGTAGTGGGTCTTCAGTTTTACCCCAATCAATTGAGGTTAGGATAACACCGGGAGAGATATTTGAGAGAGCCTTGGCAATCTCTTCAACATCCCTAAGATTGACACGGCAAATCTCAGTTAACTGGGGCAAAATCTTTTTGATATTATTAAGCGTTTTGTCGCCGAGTAATTCTTTGGATTGTTTTCCCATCATCGCAATTAGTGCTAAAAGTAATATCGGTTCAGTGCCGGGTTTAACTTGCAGAAATTTATTGGCAAATCCCGCAATTTTACTTTTTACTGAATCAATATAATACAAGCGATGGTTACGGTCAGCATATTTAGCATCTAAGATTGGTTTGGCAATTAATGGTGTCTTACTGAAAATATCTCCAATAATCAAAAATACTTTACTTGATGAAATATCTTTTAATTCGGCATATTTTACCTTATCCACAGTATAGTTAAAAAATGCTTCTGGTTCTACATAACTACGAGCAATCGTGTCAATTTTTAGTTGCTGGGCAAAATTCAAGATTAAACTTAGTTCTTCTAAAGAATTGTTTATATCATAAGTGATGGCAATCTCGTCTGAAGCAAATTTAGATAAATTAGCAGAGATTTGAGCAATAGCATCCTGCCAATTAATCGAATTGTTATTTAATAGGGGAGAGGCTAATCTTTTTTTGTCTTCTAAAATTTTGGTTGCCAAATTTCCCCGAGTGCATAATCTTCCTTGATTTACTACAGAGTTACGGTCATATTCAATCTTGCGAATTGAAAAGTCACCACGAGTAATCTGAGCAATGCTCAATTCACAACCATAGACACAAAAAGGACAAGTAGTCTTAATTATGTTTGATTCAATGCTCATAGATGAAAATAAAAAGTAGTTGTTGTGGTGATATTATCACTGATATCGTGGCAAATCGTCATAATCAATGTCATCGTGATATATTGGTTTCTTCATAATATATCGGCATAATCATTTTTCTCATTTTTCATAAGAATGGGTCTTCAATATCTTTTATCTGTTCCCAAGTTAAGACTGGACCATCTTTACAGACAAAATATCTTCCGCATCGGCAGTGGCCACATTGACCAAGTCCGCATGACATATTCTTTTCCATTGAAAGATAAATATTCTTTTCATCGAATCCTTTTTCTAATAATTTAATTGTACCGAATTTCATCATTATGGGTGGTCCACAAACTACTGCCACCATATTCTTGACATCGCCTAATGGTTCATCTAATAAAATTGTAACTACGCCAACTTTACCTTTCCAACTATCATCGCCAACATCAACTGTAAGTTGAATATCGGCTTCTTTCCAGGTTTTCCATTCAGGAATTTGTCGTTTATAAACAATATCTTGAGGGGTGCGCGCACCATAACGAATCAAGATCTTTTTATATTTCTTGGCATTTTGCATTAAGGCTAAAAATAACGAGCGCAAAGGTGCTAAACCCACACCGCCACCCAGAATCAAAACTTCACGATTTTCAAATTCTTCTAAGGGATACCTTTTACCAAAAGGTCCACGAATACCAACCACTGAACCAACAGGTAAATCAAAAAGCGCAGAAGTTACTTTGCCAACCCGCATAATGGTCATTTCCAGTTTTAATTTATCATAAGGTGACGAAGAAGGTGTAAATGGTGCTTCACCAACGCCAGGCACAGTCAATTCCACAAACTGCCCCGCAGAAAAAGAAAAGTCTTTATTCTTTAAGTCCAAGACAAAAGTCTTAATCGACGGCGTTTCATCAACAATGTCGGTAATGATTGCGGGAAATGGTTGATAGGGATTTATCATAATAATGACTAATGGCTAATGGCTAATGGCATATGGCTAATTAGTGGTTTCGCATTTTCGCGAAATGCTCGATAAGGATTTCTCATAATTATAGCTAATGGCTAATAACTAATGGCATATTATATGTTTTGCAATATCTTTCTTATATCAATTTTGCCTAAACAGACAGAAAAACATCGGCCACAACCTGAACAAGCATTAAAATTATAATCATTAAAAAAATTCATAAATTTACAATGAAACCGATTGCGAAATCGTTTCCAGAATTCGGCTCTTGGATTCATACCACCGCCCACCCGGGCATACGCAGAATAATAGCACGCATCCCAAACTTTATAGCGTTCAAATCCTTTAACATTTGCTGATTTTTCAATTGTGGTTTCACCTTGTTGAAATCCTTTCGGCTTTTCATTTTCTGCCAGAGGGGTATCATATAAAAGAAAACAGAAACAAGTGGGACAAACCATTAAACAACCAAAACACTCAACACAAGTTTTCGCATGCTCCATCCAGAATTTTTCTTCTTTCTTTTCGTCAATTGCTTTTGCTAAATCTTTGCGCAAAGAACTCGGATTAATAGATTCCAGTAATGACACGGCTTTTTTTCTGCTTTCGTCTCTAAGAATTAAATCTTCAGACCTGGCTTCCCGAAACAGATGGTTAAAATCTCTTAAAAGCGATTCGCCTTTCTCACTGCTCGTTTCAAAAATATAACCATTGGGGATAACTGAAAAAATAATATCAGCATTTTCTTCAGGATAAGGTTTCAGGCCTAAAAGATTACAAAAGCAGGTTTGTTCCGGCACAGGACAATCAACTGCAATAATAATTGTCTTTTCCAATTGTGATTGATAGAACGGTTCGCCAAACTCGTTTTCCAGATACATCTTCTGATGAACTTTTAACGGTCGCAAATCACAATTCTTGGCACCAAAGATAATCCGTGAAGATTGAGGCAAAGGAATATCAATTGTTGAGGTATCTTTTAATTCGGCAACTTTAATTTTGGGATTAAAGAAAAATCCTTTTAAGGACTCAACTGGTCTAATCTTTTGTAAAGACTTTACTAAATCAGATTCCGGAATTGTTAGAAAAGTGGTATCTAATTTTTTATAATGGATTTTATTTTCTAATTGAATTGGATAATAAACTGTATAATTGTCAGCGAGTCTTAAGAACCAAGCGTGTAATTTATCTTTTGGCAAAAATAAAATTGACATAAATTCTAAAA from candidate division WOR-3 bacterium encodes the following:
- a CDS encoding NADH-quinone oxidoreductase subunit H, whose translation is MMKILFWFLIFPGFLFTAVIGLLLTWVDRKVSARIQWRVGPPWYQPFADFLKLLSKETLIPEGASRFVFLLAPILSVSAVTAIAVMLFYMNFNPTQSFVGDLIVLIYLLAIPPLATIIGASASKNPLSAIGASREMTLYFGYELPFLIAILTVVIKTGGLIRIGDIVIYQQINGPLLYSVSGIIAFIVLIICVQAKLGYVPFDIAEAEQELMAGVYTEYSGFALGLFKLSKAMMLFLLPCLEITLFWGGLARLQAIPEFLLLIVLIILIKNTNPRLRVDQALKFFWLGLTPLSMISIILAFLRL
- the nuoB gene encoding NADH-quinone oxidoreductase subunit NuoB, with protein sequence MKDLRILGLKKSPWVFHVAAASCNNCDIEILAALTPRFDVERFGIVLVGSPRHADALLVTGVINRKTLPRIIRVYEQTPKPCLVIGVGTCACDIHMFRDSYNVVGPYDRHIPVDVYIPGCPPKPEAIILGVVKALQKL
- a CDS encoding 4Fe-4S binding protein; the encoded protein is MTNNHRRIFLDLDYCIGCRSCESACRSAFNEARIRYGYISATVNLPLACRHCEEPLCASACPFEVLKVTDQGLVLQASFHCVGCKSCILACPFGVLDKNLFNHVSQKCNLCADRAEGPRCVASCASGALKFLTEDEIKKVIIGQRFISRSPFWRRS
- a CDS encoding FAD/NAD(P)-binding protein, yielding MINPYQPFPAIITDIVDETPSIKTFVLDLKNKDFSFSAGQFVELTVPGVGEAPFTPSSSPYDKLKLEMTIMRVGKVTSALFDLPVGSVVGIRGPFGKRYPLEEFENREVLILGGGVGLAPLRSLFLALMQNAKKYKKILIRYGARTPQDIVYKRQIPEWKTWKEADIQLTVDVGDDSWKGKVGVVTILLDEPLGDVKNMVAVVCGPPIMMKFGTIKLLEKGFDEKNIYLSMEKNMSCGLGQCGHCRCGRYFVCKDGPVLTWEQIKDIEDPFL
- a CDS encoding 4Fe-4S dicluster domain-containing protein, with translation MSILFLPKDKLHAWFLRLADNYTVYYPIQLENKIHYKKLDTTFLTIPESDLVKSLQKIRPVESLKGFFFNPKIKVAELKDTSTIDIPLPQSSRIIFGAKNCDLRPLKVHQKMYLENEFGEPFYQSQLEKTIIIAVDCPVPEQTCFCNLLGLKPYPEENADIIFSVIPNGYIFETSSEKGESLLRDFNHLFREARSEDLILRDESRKKAVSLLESINPSSLRKDLAKAIDEKKEEKFWMEHAKTCVECFGCLMVCPTCFCFLLYDTPLAENEKPKGFQQGETTIEKSANVKGFERYKVWDACYYSAYARVGGGMNPRAEFWKRFRNRFHCKFMNFFNDYNFNACSGCGRCFSVCLGKIDIRKILQNI